One Felis catus isolate Fca126 chromosome D2, F.catus_Fca126_mat1.0, whole genome shotgun sequence DNA window includes the following coding sequences:
- the LOC102900465 gene encoding basic proline-rich protein-like encodes MEKPLDTHTIIGEIDDGISIYLSSHIQPHTIPSTVPLATVPGQDTLPVLWALPAGSQPWGEQGADLESPPLRDRACRGRQTQAPAHVARGIQRATPPPPRLPPPRPNSDAVGVLSARPAPRPASGEPRPAPPPPALSAAQLGPSWGPERPPPTAGRRRAPRRRLRSGPLSAALRSRDGKSGRRRRLPRPGSALLAGAGLWVLGAQGSCGGGAGGVPRSQGPARETPSPEAARPGCGHSLPSRRVAGFARGAGVELPRKPRRTLLSGTLELFC; translated from the exons ATGGAGAAACCTCTAGATACACATACCATCATTGGAGAGATAGATGAtggaatatctatctatctatcgtcaCACATACAACCGCACACCATTCCCTCTACTGTCCCTCTGGCGACCGTCCCAGGCCAAGATACATTGCCTGTGCTCTGG GCGCTCCCAGCCGGCTCCCAGCCGTGGGGAGAGCAGGGCGCGGACTTGGAGTCCCCGCCACTCAGAGACCGCGCCTGCCGGGGTCGCCAGACTCAGGCTCCCGCCCATGTGGCGCGTGGGATTCAACGCGCGACGCCGCCTCCGCCCCGCCTGCCCCCTCCTCGGCCCAACTCGGACGCAGTCGGGGTCCTGAGCGCCCGACCCGCCCCCCGGCCGGCCAGCGGAgagccccgccccgcgccgcctcCGCCCGCTCTCTCCGCGGCCCAACTCGGACCCAGTTGGGGTCCTGAGCGCCCGCCCCCCACGGCCGGCCGGCGGAGGGCCCCGCGCCGCCGCCTCCGCTCCGGCCCCCTCTCCGCTGCTCTCCGCTCCCGCGACGGGAAAAGTGGGCGCCGGCGGCGGCTGCCCCGCCCGGGGAGCGCGCTCCTCGCCGGCGCGGGGCTGTGGGTCCTCGGGGCCCAGGGCTCCTGCGGCGGCGGCGCCGGAGGTGTCCCGCGGTCCCAGGGCCCCGCCCGGGAGACGCCCTCGCCCGAAGCCGCGAGGCCGGGCTGCggccactccctcccctcccggAGAGTGGCGGGCTTTGCGCGGGGAGCCGGAGTCGAGCTGCCGAGAAAGCCCCGGAGGACTTTGCTCAGCGGGACCCTGGAACTCTTCTGCTAG